A region from the Phycodurus eques isolate BA_2022a chromosome 12, UOR_Pequ_1.1, whole genome shotgun sequence genome encodes:
- the LOC133410319 gene encoding radixin-like isoform X2, translating to MLSWSLPSSPTPPASSSLIRVLEQHKLTKEQWEDRIQTWHEEHTSMLREDAMMEYLKIAQDLEMYGVNYFEIKNKKGTELWLGVDALGLNIYEHEDKLSPKIGFPWSEIRNISFNDKKFVIKPIDKKAPDFVFYAPRLRINKRILALCMGNHELYMRRRKPDTIEVQQMKAQAREEKHHKQMERAQLENEKKKREHAEKEKQRMEREKDELMERLRNIEEQTQRAQKELEEQTRKALELEQERKRAKEEAQRLDKERRAAEEAKAALAQQAADQMKTQEQLAAELAEFTAKISLLEEAKRKKEDDANEWQHKAMAAQEDLERTREELRAAVTSPNTAPHEHDEHDESDGEASAELFSDGVSSQRSEEDRVTEAHKNQRVKKQLQALSSELAEARDDTKTTANDVLHAENVRVGRDKYKTLRQIRQGNTKQRVDEFESM from the exons ATGCTGAGCTGGAGTTTGCCATCCAGCCCAACACCACCGGCAAGCAGCTCTTTGATCAG AGTTCTGGAGCAACACAAGCTGACAAAGGAGCAGTGGGAGGATAGGATACAGACCTGGCACGAGGAACACACGAGCATGCTCAG GGAGGACGCCATGATGGAGTACCTGAAGATCGCCCAGGATCTGGAGATGTACGGCGTCAACTACTTTGAGATCAAGAACAAGAAGGGCACCGAGCTGTGGCTGGGCGTCGACGCCCTCGGACTCAACATCTATGAGCACGAAGACAA GTTGTCGCCCAAGATAGGCTTCCCATGGAGCGAGATCCGCAACATCTCCTTCAACGACAAGAAGTTTGTCATCAAGCCCATCGACAAGAAAGCGCCG GACTTTGTCTTCTACGCGCCGCGCCTGCGCATCAACAAGCGCATCCTGGCGCTGTGTATGGGCAACCACGAGCTGTACATGCGGCGCAGAAAGCCCGACACCATCGAGGTGCAGCAGATGAAAGCTCAGGCCCGGGAGGAAAAACATCACAAGCAGATGGAGAG AGCGCAGCTGGAGAACGAGAAGAAGAAGCGCGAGCATGCCGAGAAAGAGAAGCAGCGCATGGAGCGCGAGAAAGACGAGCTGATGGAGCGCCTGCGCAACATCGAGGAGCAGACGCAGCGGGCGCAGAAAGAACTGGAGGAGCAGACCCGCAAGGCCCTGGAGCTGGAACAGGAGCGCAAGCGGGCCAAGGAGGAGGCTCAGCGTCTGGACAAGGAACGCAGAGCCGCCGAGGAGGCCAAAGCTGCGCTCGCGCAGCAGGCCGCCGACCAGATGAAGACCCAGGAACAACTG GCTGCTGAATTAGCCGAGTTCACCGCCAAAATCTCTCTGCTGGAAGAAGCCAAGAGGAAAAAAGAGGACGACGCCAACGAATGGCAGCACAAA GCCATGGCGGCACAGGAAGACCTGGAGCGGACGCGGGAGGAGCTGCGGGCGGCCGTGACCTCACCCAACACGGCGCCGCACGAGCACGACGAGCACGACGAGAGCGACGGAGAGGCCAGCGCCGAGCTGTTCAGCGACGGCGTCAGCAGCCAGCGCAGCGAAGAGGACAGAGTCACTGAGGCGCACAAGAACCAGCGAGTCAAGAAGCAGCTGCAG GCTCTGAGCTCGGAGCTGGCGGAGGCTCGCGACGACACCAAGACGACGGCCAACGACGTCCTCCATGCCGAGAACGTGCGAGTGGGCCGCGACAAATACAAGACCCTGCGGCAGATCCGCCAGGGCAACACCAAGCAGCGCGTCGACGAGTTTGAGTCCATGTGA
- the LOC133410319 gene encoding radixin-like isoform X1, whose protein sequence is MKMPKPTNVRVTTMDAELEFAIQPNTTGKQLFDQVVKTVGLREVWFFGLQYTDSKGYVTWLKLNKKVTQQDVKKENPLQFKFRAKFFPEDVSEELIQEITQRLFFLQVKEAILNDENYCPPETAVLLASYAVQAKFGDHNKDMHKSGYLAADRLLPQRVLEQHKLTKEQWEDRIQTWHEEHTSMLREDAMMEYLKIAQDLEMYGVNYFEIKNKKGTELWLGVDALGLNIYEHEDKLSPKIGFPWSEIRNISFNDKKFVIKPIDKKAPDFVFYAPRLRINKRILALCMGNHELYMRRRKPDTIEVQQMKAQAREEKHHKQMERAQLENEKKKREHAEKEKQRMEREKDELMERLRNIEEQTQRAQKELEEQTRKALELEQERKRAKEEAQRLDKERRAAEEAKAALAQQAADQMKTQEQLAAELAEFTAKISLLEEAKRKKEDDANEWQHKAMAAQEDLERTREELRAAVTSPNTAPHEHDEHDESDGEASAELFSDGVSSQRSEEDRVTEAHKNQRVKKQLQALSSELAEARDDTKTTANDVLHAENVRVGRDKYKTLRQIRQGNTKQRVDEFESM, encoded by the exons ATGAAGATGCCCAAGCCG ACAAACGTCCGTGTTACCACCATGGATGCTGAGCTGGAGTTTGCCATCCAGCCCAACACCACCGGCAAGCAGCTCTTTGATCAG GTGGTAAAGACGGTGGGCCTGAGGGAGGTGTGGTTCTTTGGCCTGCAGTACACCGACAGCAAAGGATACGTCACGTGGCTGAAGCTCAACAAGAAG GTGACACAGCAGGATGTGAAGAAGGAGAACCCTCTGCAGTTCAAGTTCAGGGCCAAGTTTTTTCCAGAGGACGTCTCGGAGGAGCTCATCCAGGAGATCACACAGAGGCTCTTTTTCCTTCAG GTAAAGGAAGCCATCTTGAATGACGAGAACTACTGCCCCCCCGAGACCGCTGTGCTCTTGGCCTCCTACGCCGTCCAGGCCAAGTTTGGCGACCACAACAAGGACATGCACAAGTCCGGCTACCTGGCCGCAGATCGCCTGCTGCCACAAAG AGTTCTGGAGCAACACAAGCTGACAAAGGAGCAGTGGGAGGATAGGATACAGACCTGGCACGAGGAACACACGAGCATGCTCAG GGAGGACGCCATGATGGAGTACCTGAAGATCGCCCAGGATCTGGAGATGTACGGCGTCAACTACTTTGAGATCAAGAACAAGAAGGGCACCGAGCTGTGGCTGGGCGTCGACGCCCTCGGACTCAACATCTATGAGCACGAAGACAA GTTGTCGCCCAAGATAGGCTTCCCATGGAGCGAGATCCGCAACATCTCCTTCAACGACAAGAAGTTTGTCATCAAGCCCATCGACAAGAAAGCGCCG GACTTTGTCTTCTACGCGCCGCGCCTGCGCATCAACAAGCGCATCCTGGCGCTGTGTATGGGCAACCACGAGCTGTACATGCGGCGCAGAAAGCCCGACACCATCGAGGTGCAGCAGATGAAAGCTCAGGCCCGGGAGGAAAAACATCACAAGCAGATGGAGAG AGCGCAGCTGGAGAACGAGAAGAAGAAGCGCGAGCATGCCGAGAAAGAGAAGCAGCGCATGGAGCGCGAGAAAGACGAGCTGATGGAGCGCCTGCGCAACATCGAGGAGCAGACGCAGCGGGCGCAGAAAGAACTGGAGGAGCAGACCCGCAAGGCCCTGGAGCTGGAACAGGAGCGCAAGCGGGCCAAGGAGGAGGCTCAGCGTCTGGACAAGGAACGCAGAGCCGCCGAGGAGGCCAAAGCTGCGCTCGCGCAGCAGGCCGCCGACCAGATGAAGACCCAGGAACAACTG GCTGCTGAATTAGCCGAGTTCACCGCCAAAATCTCTCTGCTGGAAGAAGCCAAGAGGAAAAAAGAGGACGACGCCAACGAATGGCAGCACAAA GCCATGGCGGCACAGGAAGACCTGGAGCGGACGCGGGAGGAGCTGCGGGCGGCCGTGACCTCACCCAACACGGCGCCGCACGAGCACGACGAGCACGACGAGAGCGACGGAGAGGCCAGCGCCGAGCTGTTCAGCGACGGCGTCAGCAGCCAGCGCAGCGAAGAGGACAGAGTCACTGAGGCGCACAAGAACCAGCGAGTCAAGAAGCAGCTGCAG GCTCTGAGCTCGGAGCTGGCGGAGGCTCGCGACGACACCAAGACGACGGCCAACGACGTCCTCCATGCCGAGAACGTGCGAGTGGGCCGCGACAAATACAAGACCCTGCGGCAGATCCGCCAGGGCAACACCAAGCAGCGCGTCGACGAGTTTGAGTCCATGTGA
- the LOC133411002 gene encoding probable ribonuclease ZC3H12C, translating to MGLRDHVGDGTSHILSPGLVLDYLHVDSSSAGKDAGKVSSTAVSASGDSGLSDSTNSSDSSSASVSSFFSEESGDSEDERLHNASTQAQNRDSPTRLDLADNPQTNTDCRTKVDFALKLGYSEELVQLVLQKLGPAALINDILGELVKLGTKAAPVEPPRGARGSQSPSSSSAYSSSSSSVGGLLCSSQILEDKENLRPVVVDGSNVAMSHGNKEAFSCQGIQLAVDWFLERGHSDITVFVPAWRKEQSRPDALITDQDILRQLEKDKILVFTPSRRVQGRRVVCYDDRFIVKLAYESNGIIVSNDNYRDLANEKPEWKKFIDERLLMYSFVNDKFMPPDDPLGRHGPSLENFLRKRPVIPEHKKQPCPYGKKCTYGHKCKFYHPERGSQPLRSVADELRARAKISSAASKCRLEDTLTARNQTPSESGRATPKKASRSLTELLADHLRVQSKVEERRGSGRSTLGHPVPGRLPFSGNPDGRDYARTSGPRPRDYRSESPVLGYNSPVKTSPILSISTPESPEHFYPVGLRARYLPFDCSSEGSSESFSPDLVLNDRPPCHHHLRHHHPCPCSNQYRRPIKRSPPGLSQDASPGIRQLDLDVEQSPFQSISTHGRLTHLPLLRRNPGECLGPGLHPPQTSMFSQCSLLASSIWREDRHQDSRGYYQGSLFPTRGNQSEFQQMQTNWDQHNQQPPKPCYDLFQLQDLPEASEKVWSSPQMSRHSSQRGLAPSPQMSFSSPLRMKTQSLHRGEPSSVAQYQDLRERLFLNLCGIFPADLVRMAMSRNPSVMDAQELAAAILMGKSHGGS from the exons ATGGGCCTGAGGGACCATGTGGGGGATGGGACAAGCCACATCCTCAGCCCGGGGCTGGTTCTGGACTACCTCCACGTGGACAGCTCGAGCGCCGGAAAGGACGCCGGGAAGGTGTCATCGACAGCGGTGTCGGCTTCCGGAGACTCTGGCCTCAGCGACAGCACCAACAGTTCGGATAGCAGCAGCGCTAGCGTCAGCAGCTTCTTCTCCGAGGAGAGTGGAGACAGCGAGGATGAGCGTCTCCACAACGCTTCCACCCAAGCGCAAAACCGGGACTCCCCCACCAGGCTGGACCTGGCGGACAACCCGCAGACGAACACCGACTGCCGCACCAAAGTGGACTTTGCTCTGAAGCTGGGCTACTCAGAAGAACTGGTGCAGCTGGTGCTGCAGAAATTGGGCCCGGCCGCGCTCATCAACGACATCCTGGGGGAACTGGTCAAACTGGGAACCAAGGCGGCCCCAGTGGAGCCACCAAGAGGTGCGAGGGGCTCTCAGTCTCCTTCATCTTCTTCCGCGtactcctcgtcttcctcctcagtGGGCGGGCTGCTGTGCTCGTCCCAAATCCTGGAGGACAAAGAAAACCTTCGGCCTGTGGTGGTGGATGGAAGTAACGTGGCCATGAG TCACGGCAACAAGGAAGCGTTCTCCTGTCAAGGCATCCAGCTGGCTGTTGATTGGTTCTTGGAGCGAGGCCACAGTGACATCACGGTATTTGTCCCCGCCTGGAGGAAGGAGCAATCCCGTCCAGATGCTCTCATCACAG ACCAGGACATCCTGCGGCAGCTGGAGAAGGACAAGATCCTGGTTTTCACGCCGTCCCGCCGCGTGCAGGGACGGCGCGTGGTCTGTTACGACGACCGCTTCATTGTCAAACTGGCTTACGAGTCGAACGGCATAATTGTCTCCAATGACAACTACCGCGACCTGGCCAATGAGAAGCCAGAGTGGAAGAAGTTCATTGACGAGCGCCTTCTGATGTACTCCTTCGTCAATGACAA ATTCATGCCACCAGACGACCCGCTCGGACGCCACGGACCTAGTTTGGAGAACTTCCTAAGGAAGCGACCAGTCATTCCGGAACACAAGAAGCAGCCGTGTCCCTatg GTAAAAAGTGTACGTACGGCCACAAGTGCAAGTTCTACCACCCAGAACGAGGCAGTCAGCCTCTGCGTTCCGTAGCCGATGAGCTCCGGGCCAGGGCCAAAATATCATCTGCGGCATCCAAATGCCGGTTGGAAGACACCCTGACGGCCAGGAACCAAACGCCGTCTGAGTCCGGCCGGGCAAccccaaaaaaagcatcaaGGTCCCTCACTGAGCTCCTGGCAGACCATCTCAGAGTTCAATCCAAAGTAGAAGAACGCAGGGGAAGCGGTAGAAGCACTCTCGGGCATCCTGTGCCTGGGAGGTTGCCTTTCTCAGGAAACCCAGATGGACGGGATTATGCACGAACCTCAGGACCAAGACCAAGGGATTATCGATCTGAGTCTCCAGTGTTGGGCTACAACTCTCCGGTGAAGACCTCGCCTATCCTGAGTATTTCCACTCCGGAGAGTCCCGAGCACTTCTACCCTGTGGGTCTCCGAGCCAGGTATCTACCCTTTGACTGCAGCAGCGAAGGCAGCTCAGAGTCCTTCTCCCCGGATCTGGTTTTGAACGACAGGCCCCCGTGCCACCACCACCTGCGCCACCATCATCCTTGCCCCTGCTCCAACCAGTACAGAAGACCCATAAAGCGGAGTCCACCTGGTCTGAGCCAGGACGCTTCACCTGGAATTAGACAACTGGATTTAGATGTGGAACAAAGTCCTTTCCAGTCCATTTCCACTCACGGTCGGCTGACTCATCTGCCACTTCTCAGAAGAAACCCAGGAGAATGTCTGGGTCCTGGACTTCATCCACCACAAACATCCATGTTTTCTCAGTGCTCCCTCCTGGCCAGTTCCATTTGGCGAGAGGACCGACACCAGGACTCCAGAGGGTACTATCAAGGGTCACTGTTTCCTACCAGGGGGAACCAATCTGAGTTTCAACAAATGCAGACGAACTGGGACCAGCACAATCAACAGCCACCCAAACCTTGTTACGATCTCTTCCAGCTCCAGGATCTTCCAGAGGCTTCTGAGAAAGTCTGGTCCTCTCCACAGATGAGCAGACATTCGTCACAGCGTGGCCTCGCACCCTCACCACAGATGTCTTTTTCGTCCCCCCTGCGAATGAAAACACAGTCCCTGCACCGTGGGGAGCCCTCCTCGGTGGCTCAATACCAGGACCTGCGGGAGAGGCTGTTCCTGAACCTCTGCGGAATTTTCCCGGCTGATTTGGTGAGGATGGCGATGAGCCGGAACCCGAGCGTGATGGACGCGCAAGAACTGGCTGCCGCCATATTGATGGGAAAATCTCATGGTGGCTCCTga